AATTTTTTGCCATTTCATGTTGCAGAAAAGATCCTCGATAACTTCCCACTTGAACCATTAACAAATGATTTGTTATTTAAAGAAAATAGCTTTGAAAGAAATAAAAGGCAAATCTCCCCTTATGACTGTAGTACCGAAGCTTTAATTTTTTTTCTGTTCTTTAACTCAAAACCTTTCATACAGTTTCTAGAATCGCTCACTGGAATTAATGGCCTTTTTGGTGACCATTCGTTTGGCGGCGGTGGCTTTCATGAAACCAAAAAGGGGGGTAAATTAGGTATACATGCTGATTTTAGAATACATCCTAAGTTGCGAGCCCATCGTAGAGTTAATGTGCTGATTTATCTCAATAAAGAGTGGGAAAGTAGTTGGAGCGGAAATCTAGAGTTATGGAGTCCGGATATGAGTGAGATGATTGACTCCAT
This genomic stretch from Polynucleobacter corsicus harbors:
- a CDS encoding 2OG-Fe(II) oxygenase, with product MNIEEGMRLAEKDAISYGNEHSLKYKSAPYFGHIVIDNFLPFHVAEKILDNFPLEPLTNDLLFKENSFERNKRQISPYDCSTEALIFFLFFNSKPFIQFLESLTGINGLFGDHSFGGGGFHETKKGGKLGIHADFRIHPKLRAHRRVNVLIYLNKEWESSWSGNLELWSPDMSEMIDSIEPIFNRCVIFNTEEDAYHGHPNELLVPDGVTRKSIALYYYTGSPSIYGEAHNVSTIFKAKPDDNALIKIKSLKQNLKERYFSLNQWMPPILYYFAKSIKNKRNK